From Pirellulales bacterium, one genomic window encodes:
- the rpsJ gene encoding 30S ribosomal protein S10 — MAGHSNETIRIRMEAYDHSVLDQSAAEIVDTAKRTGSEVHGPIPLPTRIERYTVLSGPHIDKKARQQFEIRTHKRLIDIVQSTAKTIEALNKLSLPAGVDIKIKASSRH; from the coding sequence GTGGCTGGTCATTCCAACGAGACGATTCGCATCAGGATGGAAGCGTATGACCACTCGGTCCTTGATCAAAGCGCGGCGGAAATCGTAGATACGGCCAAGCGCACCGGTTCCGAGGTGCATGGCCCGATTCCGCTTCCCACGCGGATCGAGCGCTATACCGTGTTGTCGGGTCCGCATATCGACAAGAAGGCGCGGCAGCAGTTCGAAATTCGGACTCACAAGCGCCTGATCGATATCGTGCAGTCGACGGCCAAGACCATCGAGGCGCTGAACAAGCTGAGCTTGCCTGCGGGCGTGGATATCAAGATCAAGGCATCGAGTCGGCACTAG
- the rplC gene encoding 50S ribosomal protein L3, whose product MVKGLLGRKVGMTQIFDDAGKVVPVTVIEAGPCHVLQVRTAERDGYEAVQVGFGIKPRRLASRSQRGHVARLESKRGKRLSSAGVELAPKPDCEPPRFVREFRGATECTVGQELKVDLFSDVKAVDVTGVSKGRGTAGVMKRHGFSGQRASHGVKKVHRHAGSTGCNTFPARVFKGRRMAGRYGAEQNTVRNLKVVGVDAENNLLLVRGAIPGPNGGFVVVKQTNKM is encoded by the coding sequence ATGGTAAAGGGATTGCTCGGCCGCAAGGTCGGGATGACGCAGATATTTGACGACGCTGGGAAAGTGGTCCCGGTTACCGTGATCGAGGCAGGGCCTTGCCATGTCCTGCAGGTACGCACCGCCGAGCGTGACGGCTATGAAGCCGTCCAGGTCGGGTTTGGTATCAAGCCGCGCCGTCTGGCCAGCCGCAGTCAGCGTGGTCATGTCGCTCGTTTAGAGAGCAAGCGCGGCAAGCGTCTTTCTTCGGCCGGTGTGGAGCTGGCCCCCAAGCCCGATTGCGAGCCTCCGCGCTTCGTGCGCGAGTTTCGCGGCGCGACCGAGTGCACGGTCGGTCAGGAGCTGAAGGTCGATCTGTTCAGTGACGTCAAAGCGGTCGACGTCACCGGGGTCTCCAAGGGGCGCGGCACGGCCGGCGTGATGAAGCGTCACGGCTTCAGCGGCCAGCGCGCCAGCCACGGTGTGAAGAAGGTGCATCGTCACGCAGGCTCGACGGGTTGCAATACTTTTCCGGCCCGCGTTTTCAAGGGGCGCCGCATGGCCGGCCGGTACGGGGCCGAGCAGAACACGGTCCGTAACCTCAAAGTAGTCGGCGTCGACGCCGAGAATAACCTGCTTTTGGTTCGCGGCGCGATCCCTGGCCCCAACGGCGGTTTCGTGGTGGTCAAGCAAACGAACAAGATGTAA
- the fusA gene encoding elongation factor G, with the protein MARQLSQLRNIGIIAHIDAGKTTLTERMLFYSGATHRMGDVDRGNTVTDYDPEEQERGITINSACVTFRWKDVVVNLIDTPGHVDFTAEVERSLRVLDGGVVVFSAREGVEAQSETVWRQADRYQVPRVAFINKMDREGADFFGTFDEIRKRLEGHPLAIQIPVGVGPPHMPNAFRGVIDLVAMKLLTFSEESQGSEVVESEIPEELHAEAELWRGQMLDQLFDYSNELGELLLAEEAVPEDLVRRVIRSATIHNLVVPVLCGSALDHAGVQPVLDAVAHYLPSPADKPPVEGTNPEKPDLKLTRKPATDEPFCGLVFKIQADKHGDLHYVRVYSGELKGNTRAYNPRTDKKENVSQLWHIQADRREQVERVEAGDIVGIIGLRHSVTGDTLCDAKEPILLESIAFPETVISMAIEPESSAERKKLSDALEMLKRQDPTFRAQESEETGQTLISGMGELHLEVIKHRLLRDFKLNVRVHKPRVSYRETVQKSVEATGEFHQAVAGQTLFAKVRVRVEPFEGDMPVMVTTTAGDSIPPAFLGAVLEVLTQQGEGGGSLGYPLMKVKITVVGGETREGESNELAFRRAAADAFHKALAAAGIVLLEPIMKLEIVVPEEYMGDFVSDLQQRRAIITQTHARGRNTVIDAEAPLASLFGYSGAMRGLSQGRASASLSPSHYGPAPAEVLESFL; encoded by the coding sequence ATGGCGCGACAACTCTCCCAGCTTCGCAATATCGGCATCATCGCTCACATCGATGCCGGCAAGACGACGCTCACCGAGCGCATGTTGTTCTACAGCGGCGCCACGCATCGCATGGGAGACGTCGACCGCGGTAACACCGTCACCGATTACGATCCCGAAGAACAAGAGCGCGGCATCACGATCAACTCGGCCTGCGTGACGTTTCGCTGGAAGGATGTGGTCGTGAACTTGATCGACACTCCCGGGCACGTCGATTTCACGGCCGAAGTCGAGCGCAGCCTGCGCGTGCTGGACGGTGGCGTGGTAGTGTTCAGCGCCCGCGAAGGGGTCGAAGCACAGAGCGAGACCGTATGGCGGCAGGCCGACCGATACCAGGTCCCGCGCGTCGCTTTTATCAACAAGATGGACCGGGAAGGGGCCGATTTCTTCGGCACTTTCGACGAAATTCGCAAGCGTCTGGAAGGGCATCCGCTAGCGATCCAGATCCCGGTCGGCGTCGGGCCGCCGCATATGCCCAACGCCTTTCGCGGCGTGATTGACCTGGTGGCTATGAAATTGCTCACCTTCAGCGAAGAGAGCCAAGGCTCGGAGGTCGTTGAAAGCGAAATTCCCGAGGAACTGCACGCCGAAGCGGAGCTGTGGCGCGGTCAGATGCTCGATCAACTGTTTGACTACTCGAACGAATTGGGCGAACTTTTGTTGGCCGAGGAGGCTGTGCCCGAGGACCTCGTCCGCCGGGTCATTCGCTCGGCGACGATTCACAACCTGGTGGTGCCCGTGCTGTGTGGGTCGGCGCTCGATCACGCGGGTGTGCAGCCGGTGCTGGATGCCGTAGCTCACTACCTCCCGAGTCCGGCGGACAAGCCGCCCGTCGAAGGAACCAACCCGGAAAAGCCCGACCTCAAACTCACCCGCAAGCCTGCGACTGACGAGCCGTTTTGCGGGCTGGTGTTCAAGATCCAGGCCGACAAGCATGGCGACCTGCATTACGTGCGGGTCTACTCGGGCGAGCTGAAGGGAAATACTCGCGCGTACAATCCGCGTACGGACAAGAAGGAAAACGTCAGCCAGTTGTGGCATATCCAGGCGGATCGGCGCGAGCAGGTCGAACGCGTCGAGGCCGGCGACATCGTGGGAATCATCGGCTTGCGCCATTCGGTGACGGGCGACACACTGTGCGACGCCAAGGAGCCCATCCTGCTCGAATCGATTGCCTTCCCCGAGACCGTCATTTCGATGGCAATCGAGCCCGAGAGTTCAGCCGAACGCAAGAAGCTGTCCGACGCGCTGGAGATGCTCAAGCGACAGGATCCGACCTTCCGCGCCCAAGAGAGCGAGGAAACCGGCCAGACGCTGATCAGCGGCATGGGCGAGTTGCACCTCGAGGTGATCAAGCATCGCCTGCTGCGTGATTTCAAGCTGAACGTGCGGGTTCATAAGCCGCGCGTCAGTTACCGCGAAACGGTGCAGAAATCGGTCGAGGCCACCGGCGAGTTTCACCAGGCGGTGGCCGGGCAGACGCTGTTTGCCAAGGTGCGCGTCCGTGTCGAACCCTTCGAGGGGGATATGCCGGTCATGGTCACGACCACGGCCGGCGATTCGATTCCGCCGGCGTTCCTGGGCGCCGTGCTCGAAGTGCTGACGCAACAGGGCGAAGGGGGCGGATCGCTGGGTTATCCGCTCATGAAGGTGAAAATCACCGTCGTGGGGGGCGAGACCCGGGAAGGGGAGTCGAACGAGCTGGCCTTCCGCCGGGCCGCCGCCGACGCCTTCCACAAGGCACTTGCCGCGGCGGGAATCGTGCTCTTGGAACCGATCATGAAGCTGGAAATCGTTGTCCCAGAAGAATATATGGGCGATTTCGTCTCCGATCTCCAGCAGCGTCGAGCGATCATCACGCAAACCCACGCTCGCGGTCGCAACACCGTGATCGACGCCGAGGCGCCGCTGGCCTCGCTTTTCGGCTACTCGGGGGCGATGCGGGGGCTAAGCCAGGGTCGGGCGTCGGCCTCCCTTTCGCCGTCGCATTACGGCCCGGCGCCGGCCGAGGTGCTGGAGTCGTTTTTGTAG
- the rplD gene encoding 50S ribosomal protein L4, whose translation MTRLPVYDKTGKEVGSYDIESTDLAPRINKQLLHDVVVMYQANQRQGTFRTKSRGEVAGSTKKMYRQKGTGNARAGGRRSGVRRGGGHIFAKRPRDFSYRLPRKAVQLATRMAVASKIRDSQLIVIDDLSFQAPKTKDMAAILTAVKCAGESLLVTTATHDENVYKSARNIADVTVAPVEGLNALNVLLPRKMLVTRAALDALRKRASEQASAKGAHGARAEGKQAKEPTHG comes from the coding sequence ATGACACGCCTTCCGGTGTATGACAAGACGGGCAAGGAGGTCGGCTCCTACGATATCGAGTCGACCGACCTGGCGCCGCGCATTAACAAGCAGTTGCTGCACGACGTCGTGGTCATGTACCAGGCCAATCAGCGCCAGGGTACCTTCCGCACCAAGTCGCGCGGCGAAGTGGCCGGCAGCACCAAGAAAATGTATCGCCAGAAAGGAACGGGCAACGCCCGTGCCGGTGGACGACGCAGCGGTGTTCGTCGTGGCGGCGGGCATATTTTCGCCAAGCGGCCGCGCGATTTTTCCTATCGCTTGCCGCGCAAGGCCGTGCAGTTGGCCACGCGCATGGCCGTGGCTTCGAAGATTCGCGACAGCCAGTTGATTGTCATCGACGACTTGTCGTTTCAGGCTCCCAAGACCAAGGACATGGCAGCCATCCTCACGGCGGTGAAGTGTGCGGGCGAAAGCTTGCTCGTCACCACGGCCACCCATGACGAGAACGTCTACAAGAGCGCCCGCAACATCGCCGACGTCACCGTGGCGCCCGTCGAGGGCTTGAATGCCTTGAACGTGCTGTTGCCGCGCAAGATGCTGGTGACCCGCGCCGCGCTTGACGCGCTGCGTAAGCGAGCCAGCGAGCAGGCCAGTGCCAAGGGTGCCCACGGTGCGCGGGCCGAAGGTAAGCAGGCCAAGGAGCCGACACATGGCTGA
- the rplW gene encoding 50S ribosomal protein L23, with product MAEQQSHETHILLQPHQIIIRPLVTEKGMHRSTRHNAYAFEVNRLATKTDVRRAVEELFNVKVERVHTQNRKGKPRRSRFRSGRTKDWKKAIVTLNDEHRIEFF from the coding sequence ATGGCTGAGCAGCAATCTCACGAAACGCACATTCTGTTGCAGCCGCACCAGATCATCATTCGGCCTTTGGTCACCGAAAAGGGGATGCACCGTTCGACGCGCCACAACGCGTACGCATTCGAGGTGAATCGCCTGGCGACAAAGACCGACGTCCGTCGCGCCGTCGAAGAGTTGTTCAACGTGAAAGTCGAGCGTGTACACACGCAAAACCGCAAAGGGAAGCCGCGACGCTCGCGCTTCCGTAGTGGACGAACGAAAGACTGGAAGAAGGCGATTGTGACGCTCAATGATGAGCATCGTATCGAGTTCTTCTAA
- the rpoC gene encoding DNA-directed RNA polymerase subunit beta', producing MSTGESSYDRINDYASVKISLARPHDIRSWSFGEVKKPETINYRTYRPEKDGLFCERIFGPEKDWECACGKYRGMKYKGMICDRCGVKVTHSRVRRKRMGHIELAAPVAHIWFFKAMPSRLGNLLDMKTTSLEKVIYFQDYVVVDPKDTPLKRQQLLTEEEYRTARETYGDGSFDADMGAEAVRKLLMALDLVNLSQVLRKDLAETGSKQKQKDLINRLKIVESIRDSDNKPEWMILDVIPVIPPDLRPLVLLDSGNFATSDLNDLYRRIINRNNRLKKLVDLNAPEVIIRNEKRMLQQSVDALFDNNRCKRPVLGSSNRPLKSLTDMIKGKQGRFRENLLGKRVDYSARSVIVVGPSLRLHQCGLPKKIALELFQPFIIRRLKELGHADTIKSAKKMLERKDDEVWDILEEVIRNHPVLLNRAPTLHRIGIQAFEPTLVEGNAIKLHPLVCRGFNADFDGDQMAVHLPLSIEAQVEAHTLMMSTNNIFSPANGAPIISPSQDVVMGCYYMTMSLPECKGDGMSFSSFAEVHLAYSLGKVDTHARIKVKLPPSRRLKTEGDQDSQPGALIETTVGRVMFNDVLPDGMFFYNIPMRSSELAKVISDCYAILGRRATIDLLDDMNRTGFRSSTKSGLSFATDDLITPPTKSRIIGDAEKTVLKFQKLYQRGVITEVERYNQVLDAWTHARERITTEMMAELENDHRAPGYVNPIYLMAHSGARGGVEQIRQLAGMRGLMAKPSGQIIETPIKANFREGLSVLEYFSSTHGARKGLADTALKTADSGYLTRKLADVAQNVVITMEDCGTTQGITKGVIYRGEKVEVRLADSIRGRVSRANIVNPITDEVLVREDELITGEIARRIEELGLEKIQVRSPMTCDASLGVCRLCYGMDLSTSTLVEEGMAVGIIAAQSIGEPGTQLTMRTFHIGGTAARAVEESEIRAKKQGIAKFTRLKVVRNDEGQQVVLTRNGEISLLDPKGRELEKYEIPAGANLLVEDNQEVQAGAVLCQWDPHSIPILAEVGGKVRYEDVIEGETMRVERDPSGHQRKMIMEHKGDLHPQVVLEDASGKILDFYYLPEKAHIEVNEGDQISAGTLLAKTPREVSGTQDITGGLPRVTEIFEARKPKDPAVIAEVDGTVELLGEKRRGKRTIIVRSETGIEREHLVSHGKHLRVHAGDFVRAGEALVDGPLVPHDILRISGEEAVQHYLVREIQNVYRSQRVDIDDKHIEIIVAQMLRKVRIESVGDTGLLPGSVMDRFEFRAVNQNLTGCVKISEKGDSDFAPGSIVPKDALEQVNAQIEALGGDPAKGSRPKPATASTQLLGITKAAVQSASFISAASFQETTKVLTEAALAGKVDRLVGLKENVILGHLVPAGTGFHTYQESEVRIRPEALEALAAEKDRILTRSFPLLEGGDEGNGTAADGARKDGASASAPSTPASSAPASSLDALLGGGGGAAEEGPQE from the coding sequence GTGAGCACTGGTGAAAGCTCTTACGATCGGATTAATGATTACGCGTCGGTGAAGATCAGCCTGGCCCGACCGCACGATATTCGCAGCTGGTCGTTCGGCGAGGTGAAGAAGCCCGAGACGATCAACTACCGCACGTATCGCCCGGAAAAAGACGGGTTGTTCTGCGAGCGCATCTTTGGTCCGGAAAAGGACTGGGAATGCGCCTGTGGCAAGTACCGCGGTATGAAATACAAGGGGATGATCTGCGATCGCTGCGGCGTCAAAGTCACGCACAGTCGCGTCCGCCGCAAGCGGATGGGTCATATCGAGCTGGCCGCGCCGGTCGCGCACATCTGGTTCTTCAAGGCCATGCCGAGCCGGTTGGGCAACCTGCTCGATATGAAGACCACCAGCCTGGAAAAGGTGATCTACTTCCAGGATTACGTCGTCGTCGATCCGAAGGACACGCCGCTCAAGCGCCAGCAATTGCTTACCGAAGAGGAGTACCGCACGGCGCGCGAAACCTACGGCGACGGTTCATTCGACGCCGACATGGGGGCCGAGGCTGTCCGCAAGCTGCTCATGGCGCTCGACCTGGTGAACTTGTCGCAGGTCCTGCGCAAGGATCTGGCCGAAACCGGCTCGAAGCAGAAACAAAAGGATCTGATCAATCGGCTGAAGATCGTCGAATCGATCCGCGACAGCGACAACAAGCCCGAGTGGATGATCCTGGACGTCATTCCGGTGATTCCGCCGGACCTGCGACCGCTGGTTTTGCTGGATTCGGGCAATTTCGCCACCAGCGACTTGAACGATCTGTACCGCCGCATCATCAACCGCAACAACCGGCTCAAGAAGCTGGTCGATTTGAATGCGCCGGAAGTGATCATCCGCAACGAAAAGCGCATGCTGCAGCAATCGGTCGACGCGCTGTTCGACAACAATCGCTGCAAGCGGCCGGTACTGGGATCGAGCAATCGTCCACTCAAGTCGCTCACCGACATGATCAAGGGCAAGCAGGGGCGCTTCCGCGAGAACCTGCTGGGCAAGCGCGTTGACTACTCGGCGCGCAGCGTGATCGTGGTCGGGCCGAGCCTGCGTCTGCACCAGTGCGGCCTGCCGAAGAAGATCGCGCTGGAGCTGTTCCAGCCGTTCATCATTCGCCGCCTGAAGGAGCTGGGCCACGCCGACACGATCAAAAGCGCGAAGAAGATGCTCGAGCGCAAAGACGACGAGGTGTGGGATATCCTCGAAGAGGTGATCCGCAATCACCCGGTCCTGTTGAATCGCGCTCCGACGCTGCACCGCATCGGCATTCAAGCCTTCGAGCCGACGCTGGTCGAAGGGAATGCCATCAAGTTGCACCCGCTCGTCTGCCGCGGCTTCAACGCCGACTTCGACGGCGACCAGATGGCCGTGCACTTGCCGCTGTCGATCGAGGCCCAGGTCGAGGCCCACACGCTGATGATGTCGACGAACAACATCTTCAGCCCGGCCAACGGCGCGCCGATCATCAGCCCGTCGCAAGACGTGGTGATGGGTTGCTACTACATGACCATGTCGTTGCCGGAGTGCAAAGGCGACGGCATGAGCTTCAGCTCGTTCGCCGAAGTGCATCTGGCCTACTCACTGGGCAAGGTCGATACGCACGCCCGCATCAAGGTCAAGCTGCCGCCGTCGCGTCGTCTGAAAACCGAAGGTGACCAGGATAGCCAGCCCGGCGCGCTGATCGAGACCACGGTCGGCCGCGTCATGTTCAATGACGTGCTGCCGGACGGCATGTTCTTCTACAACATTCCCATGCGTTCCAGCGAATTGGCGAAAGTCATTTCGGACTGCTACGCCATCCTGGGACGCCGCGCGACGATCGACTTGCTCGATGACATGAACCGGACGGGTTTCCGTTCCAGCACCAAGAGCGGTCTGTCGTTCGCCACCGACGATTTGATTACACCGCCGACCAAGTCGCGCATCATCGGCGACGCGGAGAAGACGGTGCTCAAGTTCCAGAAGCTGTATCAACGCGGCGTCATTACCGAGGTCGAGCGTTACAACCAGGTGCTCGACGCCTGGACGCACGCTCGCGAACGCATCACCACGGAAATGATGGCCGAGTTGGAAAACGACCATCGTGCGCCGGGTTACGTGAACCCGATTTACCTGATGGCCCACTCCGGTGCCCGCGGTGGTGTCGAGCAGATTCGTCAGTTGGCGGGCATGCGTGGTTTGATGGCCAAGCCGTCGGGCCAGATCATCGAGACGCCGATCAAGGCGAACTTCCGCGAAGGCCTGTCCGTGCTCGAATACTTCAGCTCGACGCACGGTGCCCGCAAGGGTTTGGCCGACACCGCACTAAAGACGGCCGACAGCGGTTACTTGACCCGCAAGCTGGCCGACGTGGCGCAGAACGTCGTGATCACGATGGAAGACTGCGGCACGACGCAGGGCATCACCAAGGGTGTGATTTATCGCGGCGAGAAAGTCGAAGTGCGATTGGCAGACTCGATTCGCGGCCGCGTCAGCCGGGCGAACATCGTCAACCCGATCACGGACGAAGTCCTGGTGCGAGAAGACGAGTTGATCACCGGCGAGATCGCCCGCCGCATCGAAGAGCTGGGCCTGGAGAAGATCCAGGTCCGCAGCCCGATGACGTGCGACGCGTCGCTCGGCGTCTGCCGGCTGTGCTACGGCATGGATCTGTCGACCAGTACGTTGGTCGAAGAGGGCATGGCCGTCGGCATCATCGCCGCGCAAAGCATCGGCGAGCCGGGTACGCAGTTGACCATGCGTACGTTCCACATCGGTGGCACCGCGGCCCGCGCGGTGGAAGAAAGCGAAATCCGCGCAAAGAAGCAAGGTATCGCCAAGTTCACGCGATTGAAGGTCGTGCGTAACGACGAAGGGCAACAGGTCGTGCTCACGCGAAACGGCGAAATCTCGCTGTTGGACCCCAAGGGGCGTGAACTGGAGAAATACGAGATTCCCGCCGGCGCCAACCTGCTGGTCGAGGACAATCAGGAAGTGCAGGCGGGCGCTGTGTTGTGCCAATGGGACCCGCACAGTATTCCGATTTTGGCCGAGGTCGGCGGCAAGGTCCGCTACGAGGACGTCATCGAAGGCGAAACGATGCGTGTCGAGCGCGATCCGAGCGGCCACCAGCGCAAGATGATCATGGAGCACAAGGGAGACTTGCACCCGCAGGTCGTGCTCGAAGACGCAAGCGGCAAGATCCTCGACTTTTATTATCTGCCCGAGAAGGCCCACATCGAAGTCAACGAAGGGGATCAGATCTCGGCCGGTACGTTGTTGGCCAAGACGCCACGCGAAGTCTCCGGTACGCAGGACATCACGGGTGGTCTGCCGCGCGTCACGGAAATCTTCGAAGCGCGCAAGCCGAAGGATCCGGCCGTCATCGCCGAGGTCGACGGCACGGTCGAGCTGTTGGGCGAGAAGCGGCGCGGTAAACGCACCATCATCGTCCGCAGCGAGACGGGCATTGAACGCGAGCACCTGGTGTCGCACGGCAAGCACTTGCGGGTACACGCCGGCGACTTCGTGCGGGCCGGCGAAGCGCTCGTCGACGGACCGCTCGTGCCGCACGACATCTTGCGGATTTCGGGCGAAGAAGCCGTACAGCACTACCTGGTGCGCGAGATTCAGAACGTCTATCGCAGCCAGCGCGTAGATATCGATGACAAGCACATCGAAATCATCGTCGCCCAGATGCTCCGCAAGGTGCGCATCGAAAGCGTCGGTGACACCGGCTTGCTGCCTGGCAGCGTCATGGACCGCTTCGAGTTTCGCGCCGTGAACCAGAACCTCACCGGCTGTGTAAAGATCTCGGAGAAGGGGGATAGCGACTTCGCGCCCGGCTCGATCGTGCCCAAGGATGCCTTGGAACAAGTGAACGCTCAGATCGAAGCGCTCGGCGGTGATCCGGCCAAGGGAAGCCGTCCCAAGCCGGCCACGGCCAGCACGCAACTCCTGGGCATCACGAAGGCCGCCGTGCAAAGCGCCAGCTTCATCTCGGCCGCCAGCTTCCAGGAAACCACCAAGGTACTGACCGAGGCGGCCCTGGCCGGCAAGGTCGACCGCCTGGTGGGCTTGAAGGAGAATGTGATCCTCGGGCACCTGGTGCCGGCCGGTACCGGTTTCCATACGTATCAAGAATCGGAGGTCCGCATTCGGCCCGAGGCGCTCGAAGCCCTGGCGGCCGAAAAGGATCGCATCCTCACCCGCAGCTTCCCGCTGCTGGAAGGGGGCGACGAAGGAAATGGCACGGCCGCCGATGGTGCCCGCAAGGACGGTGCGAGCGCGTCGGCCCCCAGCACGCCGGCAAGCAGTGCTCCGGCGAGCAGCTTGGATGCCTTGTTGGGTGGTGGCGGTGGTGCCGCCGAGGAAGGTCCACAAGAGTAG
- the rpsG gene encoding 30S ribosomal protein S7, which yields MGRITASRKTLAPDPRYGSLLASKFINCLMHDGKKSTGQRVFYQALDIVKDKIKDVEPIEVFTQAVGNVKPEVEVRSKRVGGAAYQVPMQVNRNRQQSLAIRWILMAVREKKGRPMHEKLAEEFVAAFNREGAAVSRRENVHRMADANKAFAHFAW from the coding sequence ATGGGTCGAATCACTGCCAGCCGTAAGACACTTGCTCCGGATCCGCGCTACGGCTCGCTGTTGGCGTCGAAGTTCATCAATTGCCTCATGCACGACGGGAAGAAGAGCACCGGACAGCGCGTGTTCTATCAGGCGCTCGACATCGTCAAGGACAAGATCAAGGACGTCGAGCCGATCGAGGTCTTCACGCAGGCCGTCGGCAACGTCAAGCCCGAGGTTGAAGTCCGCTCGAAGCGCGTCGGCGGTGCCGCCTATCAGGTGCCGATGCAGGTGAATCGTAACCGGCAGCAGTCGCTGGCCATCCGCTGGATCCTGATGGCCGTGCGGGAAAAGAAGGGCCGGCCGATGCACGAGAAGCTGGCCGAGGAATTCGTGGCCGCATTCAATCGCGAAGGGGCCGCCGTGTCGCGCCGCGAGAACGTCCACCGCATGGCCGATGCCAACAAGGCCTTCGCGCACTTCGCCTGGTAA
- the rpsL gene encoding 30S ribosomal protein S12 produces the protein MPTINQLVKKARRKPRKFSKSPVLDRCPQKRGVCLQVKTMTPKKPNSALRKIARVRLSNSKEVTVYIPGEGHSLQEHSIVLVRGGRVRDLPGVRYHVVRGALDTLGVSGRKQSRSLYGAKKG, from the coding sequence ATGCCAACGATCAATCAACTCGTAAAGAAGGCGCGTCGCAAGCCGCGCAAGTTCAGCAAGTCGCCGGTCTTGGATCGCTGCCCGCAGAAACGCGGCGTGTGTCTCCAAGTGAAGACGATGACGCCGAAGAAGCCGAATTCGGCGCTACGCAAGATCGCTCGCGTGCGCTTGAGCAACAGCAAGGAAGTCACGGTCTACATTCCGGGCGAAGGGCACAGCCTGCAGGAACACTCGATCGTGCTGGTCCGCGGCGGCCGCGTTCGCGACCTGCCGGGCGTACGCTATCACGTCGTCCGCGGCGCGCTGGATACGTTGGGCGTCTCCGGCCGCAAGCAGTCGCGCAGCTTGTACGGGGCGAAGAAGGGCTAA